One region of Pseudomonas glycinae genomic DNA includes:
- the hisS gene encoding histidine--tRNA ligase: MSKSLQAIRGMNDILPEQTPVWRYFEGTVSRLLDNYGYKQIRMPIVEFTELFKRSIGEVTDIVEKEMYTFEDRNGDSLTLRPEGTAACVRAVLEHGITGGGQVQKLWYIGPMFRHERPQKGRYRQFHQIGLEVFNLDGPDIDAELIIMTWRLWGELGIRDAVKLELNSLGTSESRGRYREALVEYLSAHHDKLDEDSQRRLKTNPLRVLDTKNADTQAVLVDAPKMADYLDDESRAHFEGLKARLDAVGIPYVLNPKLVRGLDYYSKTVFEWVTDKLGAQGTVCAGGRYDGLVEQMGGKPTPGVGFAMGIERLVLLLETLEQIPEEISRQVDVYLCAFGEEAELAGLALAERVRDQLPNLRLQVNAGAGSFKSQFKKADKSGALYALILGDDEMAQQVVGFKPLRGQGEQQSIAWDALAAHLATCVVQG; this comes from the coding sequence GTGAGCAAGTCTCTGCAAGCCATTCGTGGCATGAACGACATCCTGCCGGAACAGACGCCGGTATGGCGCTATTTCGAAGGCACCGTTTCGCGCCTGCTGGATAACTACGGTTACAAGCAGATCCGCATGCCGATCGTCGAGTTCACCGAGCTGTTCAAGCGCTCGATCGGTGAAGTGACCGACATCGTCGAAAAAGAGATGTACACCTTCGAAGACCGCAACGGCGACTCCCTGACCCTGCGTCCGGAAGGCACGGCCGCGTGCGTACGTGCAGTGCTCGAGCACGGCATCACCGGCGGTGGCCAGGTGCAGAAACTCTGGTACATCGGCCCGATGTTCCGTCACGAGCGTCCGCAGAAAGGCCGTTATCGCCAGTTCCACCAGATCGGTCTGGAGGTGTTCAACCTCGACGGTCCGGACATCGACGCCGAACTGATCATCATGACCTGGCGCCTGTGGGGCGAGCTGGGCATTCGCGATGCGGTCAAGCTTGAACTCAACAGCCTCGGCACCAGCGAATCCCGCGGCCGTTATCGTGAAGCGCTGGTCGAGTACCTCTCGGCGCACCACGACAAACTGGACGAAGACAGCCAGCGTCGCCTGAAGACCAACCCGCTGCGCGTGCTCGACACCAAAAATGCCGACACCCAGGCCGTGCTGGTCGATGCGCCGAAAATGGCGGATTACCTGGATGACGAATCCCGTGCCCACTTCGAAGGCCTGAAGGCCCGTCTGGATGCCGTCGGCATTCCTTACGTGCTCAACCCGAAGCTGGTGCGTGGTCTGGATTACTACAGCAAAACCGTATTCGAATGGGTCACCGACAAGCTCGGCGCCCAGGGCACCGTCTGCGCGGGTGGGCGCTATGACGGTCTGGTCGAGCAGATGGGCGGCAAGCCGACCCCGGGCGTCGGTTTCGCCATGGGCATCGAGCGTCTGGTACTGCTGCTGGAAACCCTGGAGCAGATCCCGGAAGAAATCTCCCGTCAGGTCGACGTTTATCTCTGCGCCTTCGGCGAAGAAGCAGAGCTGGCCGGTCTGGCCCTGGCCGAGCGGGTACGCGACCAGCTGCCCAACCTGCGCCTGCAAGTCAATGCCGGCGCCGGCAGCTTCAAGAGCCAGTTCAAGAAAGCCGACAAGAGCGGTGCGCTGTACGCACTGATCCTGGGTGACGACGAAATGGCCCAGCAAGTGGTAGGTTTCAAACCCCTGCGTGGCCAGGGCGAACAACAAAGCATTGCCTGGGATGCGCTCGCTGCACACCTGGCCACCTGCGTCGTGCAGGGTTGA
- the rlmN gene encoding 23S rRNA (adenine(2503)-C(2))-methyltransferase RlmN, whose translation MTISTVKTNLLGLTQPEMEKFFDSIGEKRFRAGQVMKWIHHFGVDDFDAMTNVSKALREKLKAVAEVRGPEVVSEDISSDGTRKWVVRVASGSCVETVYIPQGKRGTLCVSSQAGCALDCSFCSTGKQGFNSNLTAAEVIGQVWIANKSFGSVPATIDRAITNVVMMGMGEPLLNFDNVVAAMHLMMDDLGYGISKRRVTLSTSGVVPMIDELAKHIDVSLALSLHAPNDALRNQLVPINKKYPLKMLLESCQRYMSALGEKRVLTIEYTLLKDVNDKLEHAVEMIELLKDIPCKINLIPFNPFPHSGYERPSNNAIRRFQDQLHQAGFNVTVRTTRGEDIDAACGQLVGQVLDRTRRSERYIAVRELSADSDLAQNAANTN comes from the coding sequence ATGACGATATCGACTGTTAAAACCAACCTGCTGGGTCTGACCCAGCCGGAAATGGAAAAATTCTTCGACTCAATCGGGGAGAAGCGTTTCCGTGCCGGTCAGGTAATGAAATGGATTCACCACTTTGGCGTCGATGATTTCGACGCCATGACGAACGTCAGCAAGGCCTTGCGCGAAAAGCTCAAGGCTGTTGCTGAGGTCCGTGGTCCCGAAGTGGTCAGCGAGGACATTTCCAGCGACGGCACCCGCAAGTGGGTGGTGCGCGTGGCGTCCGGCAGCTGTGTCGAGACTGTTTACATTCCCCAGGGCAAACGCGGCACTCTGTGCGTTTCGTCCCAGGCAGGCTGTGCCCTGGATTGCAGTTTCTGCTCCACCGGCAAGCAAGGCTTCAACAGCAATCTCACCGCCGCCGAAGTTATCGGTCAGGTGTGGATTGCCAACAAATCCTTCGGCAGTGTTCCGGCTACCATCGACCGCGCCATCACCAACGTGGTGATGATGGGCATGGGCGAACCGCTGCTGAACTTCGACAACGTCGTGGCCGCCATGCATCTGATGATGGATGACCTGGGCTACGGGATCTCCAAGCGCCGCGTGACCCTGTCCACGTCGGGTGTGGTGCCGATGATCGATGAGCTGGCCAAGCACATCGACGTATCCCTGGCGTTGTCCCTGCACGCACCGAATGACGCATTGCGTAACCAATTGGTGCCGATCAACAAGAAATATCCGCTTAAGATGCTGCTCGAGTCGTGCCAGCGCTACATGTCCGCCCTTGGCGAGAAACGTGTGCTGACCATCGAGTACACCTTGCTCAAGGACGTCAACGACAAACTTGAGCACGCCGTGGAAATGATCGAGCTGCTCAAGGATATTCCGTGCAAGATCAACCTGATTCCGTTCAACCCGTTCCCGCATTCCGGGTACGAGCGGCCGAGCAACAACGCCATCCGCCGGTTCCAGGATCAGCTTCACCAGGCTGGTTTCAACGTCACCGTGCGCACCACCCGTGGTGAAGACATCGACGCGGCTTGTGGTCAATTGGTAGGGCAGGTGCTGGATCGCACCCGTCGCAGCGAACGTTACATCGCCGTGCGCGAATTGAGCGCCGACAGCGATCTGGCACAGAACGCCGCGAACACTAACTAA
- a CDS encoding RodZ domain-containing protein, translated as MKAAHPEVVAANRVNPGETLRQARESNGWSLAEVALKLNLTVTSLSNLEAGAFDKLPGHTFARGYIRAYAKLLGMDQTVLVQQFDQSTGTDSQGSNVHALGRIEEPVRVSHTILRIVSLLLLIAVIGGGFVWWQDQTSQRTKDLIGLAPEHVEVEGADGTTQIHPLDEPEDQAVAEGEAEGSTALALPQSETTAESSGAETETAAPAATPAAPAHTPAPVVAAPANPAPAAPATPAPTVAAPAAPAVAAPAPTAPVAPAAGQGQVQVQFIADCWTQVTDGSGKVLYSGLKRKGDSLSVVGKPPFAVRLGVARGAQVSYNGQPVDVAPFTSGETARLKLGQ; from the coding sequence ATGAAAGCGGCGCATCCCGAAGTTGTAGCAGCGAATCGCGTTAACCCCGGTGAGACCCTGCGCCAGGCCCGCGAAAGCAATGGCTGGTCGCTGGCCGAAGTGGCCCTCAAGCTCAACCTCACCGTGACTTCCCTGAGCAATCTTGAAGCCGGCGCATTCGACAAGTTGCCCGGGCATACCTTCGCTCGCGGCTACATTCGCGCCTACGCCAAATTGCTCGGTATGGACCAGACCGTTCTGGTCCAGCAATTCGACCAGTCCACCGGCACCGACTCCCAGGGCAGCAATGTCCACGCGCTGGGCCGTATCGAAGAGCCGGTGCGGGTTTCCCACACTATTTTGCGTATCGTCAGCCTGTTGCTGCTGATTGCGGTCATCGGCGGTGGTTTCGTCTGGTGGCAGGATCAGACTTCGCAGCGCACCAAGGACCTGATTGGCCTCGCCCCGGAGCACGTCGAAGTCGAAGGCGCCGACGGCACGACCCAGATTCATCCGCTGGACGAGCCGGAAGACCAGGCCGTCGCGGAAGGCGAAGCCGAGGGCTCGACCGCTCTGGCGCTGCCTCAATCGGAAACCACGGCTGAATCGAGCGGTGCCGAAACCGAGACCGCAGCGCCAGCTGCGACTCCGGCTGCACCGGCTCATACGCCAGCGCCTGTGGTTGCTGCTCCTGCAAATCCGGCACCTGCCGCTCCGGCCACGCCTGCACCGACCGTTGCTGCCCCGGCAGCTCCGGCCGTCGCTGCACCCGCGCCGACAGCGCCCGTTGCTCCGGCCGCAGGTCAGGGGCAGGTTCAGGTGCAGTTCATCGCCGATTGCTGGACTCAAGTGACCGATGGCAGCGGCAAAGTGTTGTACAGCGGCCTCAAGCGTAAGGGCGACAGCCTGTCTGTCGTTGGCAAGCCTCCGTTTGCCGTGCGTCTGGGCGTTGCCCGTGGCGCGCAGGTCAGCTACAACGGCCAGCCGGTCGATGTCGCTCCGTTCACCAGTGGCGAGACCGCTCGCCTGAAGTTGGGTCAATAA
- the iscX gene encoding Fe-S cluster assembly protein IscX, with translation MSYGWNDVQRIAEELAEAKPGVDPYSVNFVELQQWIKELPDFDNTSGRVGEKVLEAVQTLWADELD, from the coding sequence ATGAGCTACGGTTGGAATGATGTTCAACGTATTGCAGAAGAGCTGGCTGAGGCCAAGCCGGGTGTAGATCCGTATTCTGTCAATTTCGTCGAGTTGCAGCAGTGGATCAAAGAGCTGCCGGACTTCGACAATACCTCTGGTCGTGTTGGCGAGAAGGTATTGGAGGCGGTTCAGACTCTCTGGGCCGATGAATTGGACTGA
- the ndk gene encoding nucleoside-diphosphate kinase, with protein MAVQRTFSIIKPDAVAKNVIGKITTRFEDAGLRVVASKLKQLSKAEAEGFYAEHSARGFFGDLVAFMTSGPVVVQVLEGENAIARNRELMGATNPKEAAPGTIRADFAESIDANAVHGSDSEAAAAREIAYFFAATEVTTR; from the coding sequence ATGGCTGTTCAACGTACTTTCTCCATCATCAAGCCTGACGCCGTTGCTAAAAACGTGATCGGCAAGATCACCACTCGCTTCGAAGACGCTGGCCTGCGCGTTGTAGCTTCGAAACTGAAGCAACTGTCCAAAGCCGAAGCCGAAGGCTTCTACGCTGAGCACAGCGCTCGTGGTTTCTTCGGCGACCTGGTTGCCTTCATGACTTCGGGTCCAGTTGTCGTTCAGGTTCTGGAAGGCGAAAACGCCATCGCTCGCAACCGTGAGCTGATGGGCGCTACCAACCCTAAAGAAGCTGCTCCAGGCACCATCCGTGCTGACTTCGCTGAATCGATCGACGCCAACGCCGTTCACGGTTCGGACTCCGAAGCCGCTGCTGCTCGCGAAATCGCTTACTTCTTCGCAGCTACTGAAGTAACCACTCGCTAA
- the ispG gene encoding flavodoxin-dependent (E)-4-hydroxy-3-methylbut-2-enyl-diphosphate synthase, which translates to MHGESPIKRRESRKIWVGNVPVGGDAPIAVQSMTNSDTNDVAATVAQINRLEAAGVDIVRVSVPDMDAAEAFGKIKQLVKVPLVADIHFDYRIALRVAELGVDCLRINPGNIGREDRVRAVVDAARDRGIPIRIGVNAGSLEKDLQKKYGEPTPAALVESALRHVEHLERLNFQDFKVSVKASDVFMAVEAYRLLAKEIVQPLHLGITEAGGLRSGTVKSAVGLGMLLAEGIGDTIRISLAADPVEEVKVGYDILKSLHLRSRGINFIACPSCSRQNFDVVKTMNELEGRLEDLLVPLDVAVIGCVVNGPGEAKEAHIGLTGGTPNLIYIDGKPSQKLTNDNLVDELEKLIREKAAEKVEADAAVIARG; encoded by the coding sequence ATGCACGGCGAATCTCCAATCAAACGTCGCGAATCGCGCAAGATCTGGGTCGGTAATGTGCCCGTGGGCGGCGATGCCCCTATCGCTGTGCAGAGCATGACCAACAGCGACACCAATGACGTCGCTGCCACCGTCGCGCAGATCAACCGTCTGGAAGCCGCCGGCGTCGACATCGTCCGCGTTTCGGTACCGGACATGGACGCCGCCGAGGCGTTCGGCAAGATCAAGCAACTGGTCAAGGTGCCGTTGGTTGCCGACATCCATTTCGACTACAGGATCGCGCTGCGCGTGGCCGAACTGGGTGTGGACTGCCTGCGCATCAACCCGGGCAACATCGGTCGCGAAGACCGCGTGCGTGCGGTGGTCGATGCCGCCCGCGACCGCGGGATTCCGATCCGCATCGGCGTCAACGCCGGTTCCCTGGAAAAAGACCTGCAGAAGAAATACGGCGAGCCGACCCCGGCTGCGCTGGTCGAGTCCGCCCTGCGTCACGTCGAACACCTCGAACGCCTGAATTTCCAGGACTTCAAGGTCAGTGTGAAGGCTTCCGACGTGTTCATGGCCGTCGAAGCCTACCGTCTGCTGGCCAAGGAAATCGTCCAGCCGCTGCACCTGGGCATCACCGAAGCCGGTGGATTGCGCTCCGGTACAGTGAAATCCGCCGTAGGCCTAGGTATGCTGCTCGCCGAGGGGATTGGCGATACTATCCGCATCTCGCTGGCGGCCGACCCGGTCGAGGAAGTGAAGGTCGGTTACGACATTCTCAAGTCTTTGCATCTGCGTTCCCGTGGCATCAACTTCATCGCCTGCCCGAGCTGCTCGCGGCAGAACTTCGATGTGGTCAAGACCATGAACGAGCTGGAAGGACGCCTTGAAGACCTGCTGGTGCCGCTGGATGTCGCGGTGATCGGTTGCGTGGTCAACGGCCCCGGCGAAGCCAAGGAGGCCCATATCGGCTTGACCGGCGGCACGCCAAACCTGATTTACATCGACGGCAAGCCGTCGCAGAAACTGACGAATGACAATCTGGTGGACGAGCTGGAAAAGCTGATCCGCGAGAAAGCGGCCGAGAAGGTCGAAGCTGACGCAGCGGTTATCGCGCGCGGCTGA
- a CDS encoding tetratricopeptide repeat protein, with product MSSTEDEQLADLKDWWTRNGKPLVTGGLLALVIVFGWQAYHKYQSNQSQGASVLYQQLLETTLTPDGKPDAARVADLAGKLNSEFGGSAYAQYGSLFVAKVAVDSGKLDDAATELKAIVAKPANPALGEIARQRLAQVLGAQNKADEALKLLEGDADKSFLATREELKGDLLVQLGRTDEANAAYQKAKAALSDEAAVGGLQIKLDDLAKGDA from the coding sequence GTGTCGAGTACCGAAGACGAACAGTTGGCGGATTTGAAGGACTGGTGGACACGCAACGGCAAACCTCTGGTCACCGGCGGCCTGTTGGCGCTGGTCATCGTGTTCGGCTGGCAGGCTTATCACAAGTATCAGAGCAACCAGTCGCAAGGCGCCTCGGTGCTCTATCAGCAATTGCTGGAAACCACGCTGACCCCGGACGGCAAGCCTGACGCCGCGCGCGTTGCGGATCTGGCCGGCAAGCTCAACAGCGAATTCGGCGGTTCTGCCTACGCGCAGTACGGCAGCCTGTTCGTGGCCAAGGTCGCGGTCGACAGCGGCAAGCTGGACGACGCGGCGACCGAACTCAAGGCCATCGTTGCCAAACCGGCCAACCCGGCGCTGGGCGAGATCGCCCGTCAGCGTCTGGCGCAGGTACTGGGCGCACAGAACAAGGCCGATGAAGCCCTGAAACTGCTCGAAGGCGATGCCGACAAGTCGTTCCTGGCCACTCGCGAAGAACTCAAGGGCGACCTGCTGGTGCAGCTGGGCCGTACCGACGAAGCGAACGCGGCGTATCAAAAAGCCAAGGCGGCACTGTCGGATGAAGCGGCGGTCGGTGGCCTTCAAATCAAGCTGGACGACCTGGCCAAAGGGGATGCGTGA
- the der gene encoding ribosome biogenesis GTPase Der: protein MVPVIALVGRPNVGKSTLFNRLTRTRDAIVGDLSGLTRDRQYGEAKWQGRSYILIDTGGISGDEHGMDEKMAEQSLLAIEEADVVLFLVDAKAGFTAADQMIAEHLRKRNKRSHVVANKVDNIDPEMARAEFAPLGMGHAIPIAGAHGRGITQLLETALSDFPRDDDEPAEGEEEEVVAEGEEAKRIPGPSEKDGIKIAIIGRPNVGKSTLVNRMLGEDRVIVYDQPGTTRDSIYIPFERNDEKYTLIDTAGVRKRGKIHEEVEKFSVVKTLQAIKDANVVIFVMDAREGVVDHDLNLLGFAIEAGRALVIAINKWDGMTPSERDYVKVELQRRLFFVDYADIHFISALHGTGVGNLYASVQNSFKSAVTRWPTSRLTQILEDAVSEHQPPMVNSRRIKLRYAHLGGANPPIIVIHGNQIEKVPKSYVRYLENTYRRVLKLVGTPIRIEFKGGENPYEGNKNTLTDRQVNKKRRLMSHHKKADKKRRDKK, encoded by the coding sequence ATGGTTCCCGTAATCGCCCTGGTGGGCCGACCGAACGTCGGCAAGTCCACCTTGTTCAACCGCCTGACCAGGACTCGTGACGCCATCGTCGGCGACTTGTCCGGTCTGACCCGTGATCGCCAGTACGGTGAGGCCAAGTGGCAAGGGCGTTCCTACATTCTGATCGACACCGGCGGTATCTCCGGTGACGAGCATGGTATGGACGAAAAAATGGCCGAGCAGTCGCTGCTGGCCATCGAAGAAGCGGATGTGGTTCTGTTCCTGGTAGATGCCAAGGCCGGTTTCACCGCCGCCGACCAGATGATCGCCGAACACTTGCGCAAACGTAACAAGCGCTCCCACGTGGTGGCCAACAAGGTCGACAACATCGACCCGGAAATGGCCCGCGCCGAATTCGCCCCGCTGGGCATGGGCCATGCGATCCCGATCGCCGGTGCCCACGGTCGCGGCATCACTCAACTGCTGGAAACCGCCCTGAGCGACTTCCCGCGCGATGATGACGAGCCGGCGGAAGGTGAAGAGGAAGAAGTGGTCGCCGAAGGCGAGGAAGCCAAGCGCATTCCTGGCCCGAGCGAAAAAGACGGGATCAAGATTGCCATCATCGGCCGTCCGAACGTCGGCAAGTCGACCCTGGTCAACCGCATGCTCGGTGAAGACCGGGTAATCGTCTACGACCAGCCCGGCACCACCCGCGACAGTATTTACATCCCGTTCGAGCGTAACGACGAGAAGTACACGCTGATCGACACCGCCGGTGTGCGCAAGCGCGGCAAGATCCACGAAGAAGTCGAAAAGTTCTCCGTGGTCAAAACCCTGCAGGCGATCAAAGACGCCAACGTGGTGATCTTCGTGATGGACGCCCGCGAAGGCGTGGTCGATCACGACCTCAACCTGCTGGGTTTCGCCATCGAGGCGGGTCGTGCGCTGGTGATCGCGATCAACAAGTGGGACGGCATGACCCCGAGCGAGCGCGACTACGTGAAGGTCGAGCTGCAACGTCGTCTGTTCTTCGTTGATTACGCCGACATTCACTTCATCTCGGCCTTGCACGGCACTGGCGTAGGCAACCTCTACGCTTCGGTGCAGAACTCGTTCAAGTCGGCGGTCACCCGCTGGCCGACCAGCCGCCTGACGCAGATTCTCGAAGACGCGGTCAGCGAGCACCAGCCGCCGATGGTCAATAGCCGCCGGATCAAGCTGCGTTACGCTCACCTGGGTGGGGCGAACCCGCCGATCATCGTGATCCACGGCAACCAGATCGAGAAAGTGCCGAAGTCGTACGTGCGCTATCTGGAAAACACTTACCGTCGCGTGCTCAAACTGGTCGGTACGCCGATCCGTATCGAGTTCAAGGGCGGCGAGAACCCGTACGAAGGCAACAAGAACACGCTGACCGACCGCCAGGTCAACAAGAAGCGTCGCTTGATGTCGCACCACAAAAAGGCCGACAAGAAGCGTCGCGACAAGAAGTAA
- the bamB gene encoding outer membrane protein assembly factor BamB, which translates to MRDVIRWKHAALLALAILAAGCSSNSKKELPPAELTDFKEEVVLHKQWSRSIGDGQGETYNMLVPAIDGDTIYAADVTGIVMGLDRGNGDVKWKKDLELPVSGAVGVGYGLVMVGTLRGEVVALDAINGEEKWRSRVNSEVLAPPANNGDVVVVQTQDDRLIGLDASTGNQRWVYDSTPAVLTLRGTSAPIVTNRLAVAGLSTGKVVALDISNGVPVWEQRIAIPQGRSELERVVDIDGGLLLSGGTLYVASYQGRVAALDLESGRQLWQRDASSYAGVAQGFGNVYVSLSSGTVEGVDERSTTALWSNDSLARRQLSAPEVFSSYVAVGDLEGYLHLLSQVDGRFVGRERIDSDGLRARPLVVGDTIYVYGNSGKLEALTIK; encoded by the coding sequence ATGCGTGACGTGATCCGTTGGAAGCATGCAGCATTGCTGGCTCTGGCCATTCTGGCCGCGGGTTGCAGCAGCAACAGCAAAAAAGAACTGCCACCGGCCGAGCTGACCGACTTCAAGGAAGAAGTAGTCCTGCACAAGCAGTGGAGCCGCTCGATCGGTGACGGTCAGGGCGAAACCTACAACATGCTGGTGCCGGCGATCGACGGTGACACCATCTACGCGGCCGACGTGACGGGTATCGTGATGGGCCTGGATCGCGGCAACGGCGACGTGAAATGGAAGAAAGACCTCGAACTGCCTGTGTCCGGCGCCGTTGGCGTGGGTTACGGTCTGGTCATGGTCGGCACCCTGCGCGGTGAAGTCGTTGCCCTCGACGCCATCAACGGTGAAGAGAAGTGGCGCTCGCGCGTCAACAGCGAAGTCCTCGCGCCACCGGCCAACAACGGTGACGTGGTGGTGGTTCAGACCCAGGACGATCGTCTGATCGGTCTGGACGCGTCCACCGGCAACCAGCGTTGGGTGTATGACAGCACGCCGGCCGTACTGACCCTGCGCGGCACCAGCGCACCGATCGTCACCAACCGCCTGGCGGTGGCTGGCCTGTCGACCGGTAAAGTGGTCGCGCTCGACATTTCCAACGGCGTGCCGGTCTGGGAACAGCGAATCGCGATTCCACAAGGTCGTTCGGAACTGGAGCGCGTGGTCGACATCGACGGCGGTCTGCTGCTGTCCGGCGGTACCCTGTACGTCGCCAGCTATCAGGGTCGCGTTGCGGCACTGGATCTGGAAAGCGGCCGTCAACTCTGGCAGCGCGACGCGTCGAGCTACGCCGGTGTTGCCCAGGGTTTCGGCAACGTCTACGTAAGCCTGTCGTCGGGCACCGTTGAAGGCGTCGACGAGCGTTCCACCACAGCACTGTGGAGCAACGACTCGCTGGCCCGTCGTCAACTGTCGGCGCCGGAAGTGTTCTCCAGCTACGTTGCAGTCGGTGACCTGGAAGGTTACCTGCACTTGCTGAGTCAGGTGGACGGTCGTTTCGTCGGCCGCGAACGCATCGACAGCGACGGCCTGCGTGCCCGTCCCCTGGTGGTGGGTGACACGATTTATGTGTATGGCAACAGCGGCAAACTGGAAGCCCTGACCATCAAGTAA
- the pilW gene encoding type IV pilus biogenesis/stability protein PilW, producing MSLRFALLLLLASLCAGCVLSGDYNPMKTSKGRDEARAAYVQLGLGYLQQGMTERAKVPLKKALELDGSDPDANAALGLVFQAEMEPALADEHFRKALSSRPADARILNNYGSFLYEEQRYKEAYERFEQAAADTLYPERSRVFENLGMTAAKLGQRDLAQQQLEKALRLNRQQPRALLEMAELSFEDRHYVPARDYYDRFSQLSEQNARSLLLAVRLAKVFEDRDKAASAGLQLKRLYPGTPEYQQYLSEQ from the coding sequence ATGTCCCTGCGCTTTGCGCTGCTGTTGCTGTTGGCCAGCCTGTGTGCTGGTTGTGTCCTGTCGGGCGACTACAACCCGATGAAGACCAGCAAGGGCCGTGACGAAGCGCGAGCTGCCTACGTGCAGCTGGGATTGGGATACTTGCAGCAGGGCATGACCGAACGGGCCAAGGTTCCACTGAAGAAAGCCCTGGAGCTGGACGGGTCGGATCCCGACGCCAACGCCGCGCTGGGCCTGGTGTTCCAGGCCGAAATGGAGCCTGCGCTTGCTGATGAACACTTCCGCAAGGCTTTGTCCTCCCGTCCCGCCGATGCGCGCATCCTCAACAACTACGGCAGTTTTCTCTACGAAGAACAGCGTTACAAGGAAGCCTACGAGCGTTTTGAACAGGCGGCCGCCGATACCCTGTATCCTGAGCGTTCGCGGGTGTTCGAGAACCTCGGCATGACGGCGGCGAAGCTCGGGCAGCGTGATCTGGCGCAGCAGCAGCTGGAAAAAGCGCTGCGTTTGAACCGTCAGCAGCCACGGGCATTGCTGGAAATGGCTGAGTTGTCATTCGAAGACAGGCATTATGTGCCCGCGCGTGACTATTACGACCGTTTCAGCCAGCTCTCCGAGCAAAATGCACGTAGTCTGTTGCTCGCCGTTCGGTTGGCAAAAGTATTTGAAGATCGCGACAAGGCCGCCAGTGCGGGCCTGCAATTAAAACGACTCTATCCCGGTACGCCGGAATATCAGCAATACCTGTCGGAGCAATGA
- a CDS encoding pyridoxal phosphate-dependent aminotransferase produces the protein MITSKLPNVGITIFTQMSQLAAQTGAINLSQGFPDFDGPQALRDAVGRHIASGHNQYSPMTGLPALRQQIAAKIARSYGANVDADNEVTVTPGATQAIFCAIQAVIHSGDEVIVFDPAYDSYEPSVELAGGRCVHVQLGLKDFSIDFEKLSAALSPRTRMIILNTPHNPSGALISRAELDQLAALIRDRDIYVISDEVYEHLVFDGVPHVSVLAHEELYQRAFVVSSFGKTYHVTGWKTGYVVAPPALTAELRKVHQYVSFCGVTPLQYALADYMAEHPEHVEELPGFYQAKRDLFCDLLAPSRFSFTRVTGTYFQLVDYSQIRPDLNDVEMAMWMTREHGVASIPVSVFYQHPPEGQRLVRLCFAKREETLREAAAKLCVI, from the coding sequence ATGATCACCAGCAAGCTGCCGAATGTCGGCATCACTATTTTCACGCAGATGTCTCAGCTCGCGGCGCAGACCGGAGCGATCAACCTTTCCCAGGGTTTTCCCGATTTCGACGGCCCGCAGGCACTGCGCGACGCGGTCGGTCGACACATTGCCAGCGGCCATAACCAGTATTCGCCCATGACTGGCCTGCCGGCGCTGCGCCAGCAGATTGCGGCGAAGATTGCCCGCAGTTATGGCGCCAACGTCGATGCCGACAATGAAGTGACCGTTACTCCCGGCGCGACCCAGGCGATTTTCTGTGCCATTCAGGCGGTTATCCACAGCGGCGACGAAGTCATCGTGTTCGACCCGGCCTACGACAGCTACGAGCCGTCGGTGGAACTGGCCGGTGGGCGCTGCGTGCATGTGCAGCTTGGGCTGAAAGATTTCTCCATCGACTTCGAAAAGCTCAGCGCAGCCCTGAGCCCACGCACGCGCATGATCATCCTCAACACCCCGCACAACCCGAGCGGTGCGCTGATCAGCCGTGCCGAGCTGGATCAACTGGCGGCGTTGATCCGTGATCGCGACATCTACGTGATCAGCGATGAAGTCTATGAGCATCTGGTGTTCGACGGCGTGCCGCATGTCAGCGTGCTGGCCCATGAAGAGCTGTATCAGCGCGCCTTCGTGGTCAGCTCGTTCGGCAAGACCTATCACGTCACCGGCTGGAAAACCGGTTACGTCGTGGCGCCGCCGGCCCTGACGGCGGAGCTGCGCAAGGTGCACCAGTACGTCAGTTTCTGCGGTGTGACACCGTTACAGTACGCCTTGGCCGATTACATGGCCGAGCATCCGGAACACGTTGAAGAGCTGCCAGGCTTCTATCAGGCCAAGCGCGATCTGTTCTGTGATCTGCTGGCGCCGTCGCGATTCAGTTTCACCCGGGTCACCGGCACTTATTTCCAACTGGTCGATTACTCGCAGATTCGCCCTGACCTGAACGATGTCGAGATGGCGATGTGGATGACCCGCGAGCACGGCGTGGCAAGTATTCCGGTGTCGGTGTTTTACCAGCATCCACCCGAAGGCCAGCGCCTGGTGCGCCTGTGCTTTGCCAAACGTGAGGAGACGCTGCGGGAAGCGGCGGCAAAATTATGCGTGATCTGA